Proteins found in one Campylobacter canadensis genomic segment:
- a CDS encoding 4Fe-4S dicluster domain-containing protein: MNKRRFFLKQSAAIALGAKSYALTPKQENKKYAMLIDLRKCVACHSCTVSCKIENKTPANKFRTNVAEFEIGLYPNVRKAFLPSLCNHCDNAPCISVCPTGATFKRKDGIVVVDASVCWGCGYCVNACPYDKRFINPITKVADKCNFCLHRLNANLLPACVQNCVGGARIIGDLNDSSSLISKLLATHQSSVLKQSSKTKPNVYYIGLNGQLSDNIFSLDDVDGILKSKNQTSIWQSKGE, translated from the coding sequence GTGAATAAAAGGCGTTTTTTTCTAAAGCAATCAGCTGCAATAGCCTTAGGAGCTAAAAGCTATGCTTTAACACCAAAGCAAGAAAATAAAAAATACGCTATGCTTATTGACTTAAGAAAGTGCGTAGCCTGTCATTCTTGCACAGTAAGCTGCAAGATAGAAAACAAAACTCCAGCTAATAAATTTAGAACTAATGTAGCCGAGTTTGAAATAGGACTTTATCCTAATGTAAGAAAGGCATTTTTACCATCACTTTGCAATCACTGCGACAATGCACCTTGCATAAGCGTATGTCCTACAGGTGCTACTTTTAAAAGAAAAGATGGCATTGTTGTTGTAGATGCTAGTGTTTGTTGGGGTTGTGGATATTGTGTAAATGCCTGTCCTTACGATAAAAGATTTATAAACCCAATTACAAAGGTAGCGGATAAATGTAATTTTTGTCTTCATAGACTTAATGCTAATTTACTTCCTGCTTGTGTGCAAAATTGCGTTGGCGGAGCAAGAATTATAGGAGATTTAAACGATAGCTCTTCTTTAATTTCTAAATTATTAGCTACACATCAAAGCTCTGTTTTAAAACAAAGTAGCAAAACAAAACCTAATGTTTATTACATAGGCTTAAACGGGCAATTAAGCGATAATATTTTTTCTTTAGATGATGTAGATGGCATTTTAAAAAGTAAAAATCAAACATCAATATGGCAAAGCAAAGGAGAATAA
- the nrfD gene encoding NrfD/PsrC family molybdoenzyme membrane anchor subunit has product MQVDLIHSLVNISPERPWGIMIVNYFFLTGISAASFIIANLYFVFKKSAFKSFSFFALLISFSFLIVAPLNLIDDLSKPSNLLSVFFYGWENFFTSPMKWGVLLLISYFFISLMQLFFLCKKNNFQYEKNIFYLGVLGIILAIAIEFYTAYLIAILNSFIFTHTALMPVLFLASALFSASATLIILLVLYESFYLKQKLSITNYITLIKFLALCACIDFILKIFWFSFLFLFNTQSQELLQIFLKKESFMLFFVDMGLCLLLPIFIAFRFYNNIFMILIAALLSLIGTFIFRYNLIIKTQSFPKQTTSFLKYHLDLSSFISIASNYALLLALFCFVLAIFDKNILKGK; this is encoded by the coding sequence ATGCAAGTAGATTTAATTCATAGCCTAGTTAATATTAGCCCTGAGCGTCCTTGGGGGATTATGATTGTAAATTACTTTTTTCTTACTGGCATTAGTGCTGCTAGTTTCATCATTGCGAATTTGTATTTTGTATTTAAAAAGAGCGCATTTAAGTCTTTTAGTTTTTTTGCATTATTAATATCTTTTTCATTTTTAATAGTTGCACCACTTAATTTAATTGATGATTTAAGTAAGCCATCTAATCTTTTAAGTGTATTTTTTTATGGTTGGGAAAATTTTTTTACAAGTCCTATGAAATGGGGTGTTTTATTGTTAATATCTTATTTTTTTATTAGCCTAATGCAGCTTTTTTTTCTTTGTAAAAAAAATAATTTTCAGTATGAAAAAAATATATTTTACTTAGGAGTTTTAGGAATTATTTTAGCAATAGCAATAGAATTTTATACTGCTTATTTAATTGCAATATTAAACTCTTTTATTTTTACACATACAGCCTTGATGCCAGTTTTATTTTTAGCATCAGCTTTATTTAGCGCTAGTGCTACTTTAATCATATTATTAGTTCTTTATGAGAGTTTTTATTTAAAACAAAAATTAAGCATAACAAATTACATAACTTTAATTAAATTCCTAGCCCTTTGCGCCTGTATTGACTTTATTTTAAAAATATTTTGGTTTAGCTTTTTATTTTTGTTCAATACTCAAAGCCAAGAGCTTTTACAGATTTTTTTAAAAAAAGAAAGTTTTATGTTATTTTTTGTTGATATGGGTCTTTGTTTATTGTTACCTATATTTATAGCTTTTAGGTTTTATAACAATATTTTTATGATACTTATTGCAGCACTATTAAGCTTAATTGGGACATTTATTTTTAGATACAATCTAATAATAAAAACTCAAAGTTTTCCCAAGCAAACAACATCTTTTTTAAAATACCACTTAGATTTATCTTCGTTTATAAGTATTGCGAGTAATTATGCTTTGCTTTTAGCTTTATTTTGCTTTGTACTAGCTATTTTTGATAAGAATATTTTAAAAGGAAAATAA
- a CDS encoding molybdopterin-dependent oxidoreductase has translation MKRRKFLLTSGLSLSLSAALGYKNTIKKIFTNDEFSDNISTNSLECEVFIENNTVKFNDKFSIATSLCNGCTTFCSVRALIDNNKVIKTFGNPYSLLSSDPWLDMQVSLKDSFLKLNDINSLNSRSTCCARGSSIHHKMYDEFRVTKALKRVGKRGENKWKSISIEELINEIVNGGNLFNEGYVDGLKSICNTKKLIDENNPDYGPVANQLCILGTADEGRQNFLTHRFAQSFGTINYLGHTAICGLSMRAGEAAYLDDFTSYAHLKPDYEHCKFLLNIATAPAQAGNPFKRQAHLLAQARTYNNLKYVCVTPNLTNADSFAVNENSRWIAIKPGEDLAFVMAMLRVIIENKFYNEKYLQIPSLKSQIALNDVSFTNASYLVCKDKNKEFLKDEGSILVIDSVDNKVKKADFVLQAILDFNGEVEYKNKKYQVQTSFNILKENSFLKSVKEYAKICDVKEEIIFELAKEFCSYGRCVATDCHGGTMHTTGFYTAYAIMMLGAMVGNLNHKGGMSVGGGKYASFNGKCFNLLSYKGKVKPFGTRIDRARKAYETSTEFKNKIKNNQNPYPAKDKWFAFTNALENEVLSSSANAYPYKLKALITWGANIVYGQNNNKDVIALLKDPSKAAPLFIAIDPFINETSIYADYIVPDSVLFETWGVLSPWAAYNTKTTHLRYPIVKSPNDTFKNQESICMDSFIIELAKALKLPSFGKNAIMDNEGNFYDLDRPQDFYLRAFLNVAMDEDELSDISDEELKISSLLEYKDSLKKICKDKWRKVAFLMSRGGRFAKKNTAYKNNALSNSYTKAIAIYNEKLGTSINSLTGKRYNGSVKYYPQSYADGSMIKMNKEFNLLAFSYKSNIFSSASATLDILKEIKYATYADINTKTAKKYNIKNADKIKISTKDSSIIAYARLKEGIYPNAIGIEYASARRAEGARDLIIDNVLIKAKKIRQTGVYYNRLGLDDISRLKYKGISDFVVGSNARTALAVKIEKI, from the coding sequence ATGAAAAGAAGAAAATTTTTATTAACATCAGGACTTAGCTTAAGCCTATCTGCTGCTTTAGGTTATAAAAATACAATAAAAAAGATTTTTACTAATGATGAATTTAGCGATAATATTTCTACTAATTCTTTAGAATGCGAAGTTTTTATAGAAAACAACACTGTAAAATTTAATGATAAATTTAGCATTGCAACTAGCCTTTGTAATGGTTGTACAACATTTTGTTCTGTTAGAGCCTTAATAGATAACAATAAAGTCATAAAAACATTTGGAAATCCATACAGCCTTCTTTCAAGCGACCCTTGGCTTGATATGCAAGTATCCTTAAAAGATAGCTTTTTGAAACTAAATGATATAAATAGTCTAAATTCACGCTCAACTTGTTGTGCTAGAGGTAGTAGCATTCATCATAAAATGTACGATGAATTTAGGGTAACAAAGGCTTTAAAAAGAGTTGGTAAGCGTGGAGAAAATAAGTGGAAAAGCATTAGCATTGAAGAATTGATTAATGAAATTGTAAATGGTGGAAATTTATTTAACGAAGGTTATGTTGATGGACTTAAGAGTATTTGTAATACTAAAAAACTTATTGATGAAAATAACCCAGATTATGGACCTGTTGCAAATCAGTTATGTATTTTAGGTACAGCTGATGAAGGAAGGCAAAATTTTTTAACACATAGATTTGCTCAAAGTTTTGGAACTATTAATTATTTAGGACATACTGCTATATGTGGTTTATCTATGAGGGCAGGAGAAGCTGCTTATTTGGATGATTTTACTTCTTATGCACATTTAAAACCTGATTATGAACATTGTAAATTTTTATTAAATATCGCCACAGCACCAGCACAAGCTGGAAATCCTTTTAAAAGACAAGCTCATCTTTTAGCACAAGCAAGAACTTATAATAATTTAAAATATGTTTGTGTAACCCCTAATTTAACAAATGCTGATAGCTTTGCAGTAAATGAAAATTCTCGCTGGATAGCTATAAAACCAGGTGAGGATTTAGCATTTGTAATGGCTATGCTAAGGGTGATTATTGAAAATAAATTTTATAATGAAAAATATTTACAAATACCTAGCTTAAAATCACAAATAGCCTTAAATGATGTAAGTTTTACTAATGCAAGCTATTTAGTTTGTAAAGATAAAAATAAAGAATTTTTAAAAGATGAAGGTAGTATTTTAGTTATTGATAGCGTAGATAATAAAGTAAAAAAAGCAGACTTTGTCTTGCAAGCAATTTTGGATTTTAACGGAGAAGTTGAATATAAAAATAAAAAATATCAAGTTCAAACTAGTTTTAATATTTTAAAAGAAAATTCTTTTTTAAAAAGTGTAAAAGAGTATGCAAAAATATGCGATGTTAAAGAAGAAATAATTTTTGAACTAGCAAAAGAATTTTGTTCTTATGGTAGATGTGTAGCAACAGATTGTCACGGTGGCACAATGCATACAACAGGTTTTTACACAGCCTATGCTATTATGATGCTTGGTGCTATGGTTGGTAATTTAAATCATAAAGGCGGAATGAGCGTTGGCGGTGGAAAGTACGCAAGTTTTAATGGCAAATGTTTTAATCTTTTATCCTATAAAGGTAAGGTAAAACCTTTTGGTACAAGAATTGATAGAGCAAGAAAAGCATATGAAACAAGCACTGAATTTAAAAATAAAATAAAAAATAATCAAAATCCATACCCAGCAAAAGATAAATGGTTTGCTTTTACAAACGCTTTAGAAAATGAAGTTTTAAGCAGTAGCGCTAATGCTTATCCTTATAAATTAAAAGCCTTGATTACTTGGGGAGCTAATATAGTTTATGGTCAAAATAATAATAAAGATGTAATTGCTTTATTAAAAGACCCTTCAAAAGCTGCTCCTTTATTTATAGCAATTGACCCTTTTATAAATGAAACTAGCATTTATGCTGATTATATTGTGCCTGATAGTGTATTGTTTGAAACTTGGGGAGTATTATCACCTTGGGCAGCTTATAATACCAAAACTACGCATTTAAGATACCCCATAGTAAAATCTCCTAATGATACATTTAAAAATCAAGAAAGCATTTGTATGGATAGCTTTATAATAGAACTTGCAAAAGCACTTAAATTACCGTCCTTTGGTAAAAATGCAATTATGGATAATGAAGGGAATTTTTATGATTTAGACAGACCACAAGATTTTTATTTAAGAGCCTTTTTAAATGTAGCTATGGATGAAGATGAGCTTAGCGATATAAGCGATGAAGAGTTAAAAATAAGCTCCTTGCTTGAATATAAAGATAGTTTAAAAAAGATTTGCAAAGATAAGTGGCGTAAGGTGGCTTTTTTAATGAGTCGTGGTGGAAGATTTGCTAAAAAGAATACAGCTTACAAAAATAATGCCTTATCTAATTCTTATACAAAAGCAATAGCTATTTATAATGAAAAATTAGGAACTAGCATTAATTCTTTAACAGGCAAAAGATACAATGGCAGCGTAAAATATTACCCACAAAGCTACGCTGATGGAAGTATGATTAAAATGAATAAAGAATTTAATCTTTTAGCCTTTAGCTATAAATCTAATATTTTTTCATCAGCTAGTGCTACTTTAGATATTTTAAAAGAAATAAAATACGCAACATACGCAGATATTAATACAAAAACTGCTAAAAAATATAATATTAAAAATGCTGATAAGATTAAAATAAGCACAAAAGATAGTAGCATTATTGCCTACGCAAGATTAAAAGAAGGTATTTATCCTAATGCAATAGGCATAGAATATGCAAGTGCAAGAAGGGCAGAAGGAGCTAGAGATTTGATTATTGATAATGTTTTAATTAAGGCAAAAAAGATTAGGCAAACAGGCGTTTATTATAATCGCTTAGGACTTGATGATATTAGCAGATTAAAATATAAAGGAATTAGTGATTTTGTAGTAGGCTCAAACGCTAGAACAGCCCTTGCAGTAAAAATTGAAAAAATATAA